A region of the uncultured Desulfovibrio sp. genome:
CTGCTGGCCGCCGTGCGGGAAGCTCCCCTGCCCCTGCTGCTGGCCCTGGATCAGATGCAGGACCCCGGCAATGTGGGCACGCTCTGCCGCAGTCTCTACGCCCTAGGCGGCGCCGGCATCCTTCTGCCGCGGCATAACAGCGCTTATCTCGGCCCGGCAGCCCGGCGCGCCGCCGCAGGCGCCCTGGAACGGCTGCCCGTGGCCCGCGTGACCAATCTGGCCCATGCCCTGGACAGTGCCGAAGAAGCCGGTCTGACCATTTACGGGGCCGGCTGCTCCCCGCGGGATGATGACGCCTTTTGCCACGCCATGCAGCTGCCGGCCGTGCTGGTTCTGGGCAATGAGGACAAGGGCCTGCGCCCCGGCGTAGCCAAACGCTGTGCACGCATGCTGCGCATTCCGCTGGCCCGCCAGTTTGATTCCCTCAATGTGGCCCAGGCCGGCGCCATGCTCATGGCACTTGCCGCCGCCCGTCTGCATGCCTAGGTCGCGGTACTGTCAAGTATACCCATTTCGCCGCAGGATGCGAGCAGAAAAAGTCTAGACAAACATTACAGAATACATAGAAAACGACATGCGCCATTTTTCAGGATTTACTATGCCGTTTCTAAAACTGCTCTGCGTTCTATCATGCCATACAGATGCCGTTTTCGTCTCATACAGCATGTCTAAAAAATTTTTCTCAAGGCATACAGCAAGACGTTACGCGCACGATACGTGAAAAATACTTTGCGCTGCGCCGCATAACAAAAAAGCCCTTATCCAAGGGCTTTTTTGTTGCAGGCCGTATCCCTGCATTCCTGTCTGCCCGCCACGCCTTGCCGGACGGCTCAGTCCCGGGCGGGCTTGGGCGGACGGGGGCCAAAAATATCCGTCCCGATGCGCACGATGGTGGCGCCCTCCTTCACGGCACCGGGGAAATCTCCCGACATACCCATGGAAAGATGCGGCAGGGGCAGGCCGGTACGCTGGCGCAGGTCGTCGCGCAGGTTGCGCAGGCGGGCAAAGTAGGGCCGCGCCGCATCGCCGGCATCAAAGACCGGCGGCAGACACATGAGGCCCTGCACCTCCAGATGCGGACACTGCTCCAGAACGTAGTCGGCCAGCTCCGGCAGATCCGCCGCCGCAATGCCGGATTTCTGCGGCTCGTCGCCCACGTTGATTTCAAAAAGCACGGGCTGACGCCTGTCCAGCGCCACCAGGCGCCGTTCCATGGCATCGGCCAGCTTGCGTGAATCCAGCGTATGCACCAGGGCAAAGGCCCCGGCCACCTGGGTGGCCTTGCGGCTCTGCACATGGCCGATCATATGCCAGCGGATATGGGCGCAGGCCGCGTTTTCCGCCAGTTCCTGCCGCTTTTGCAGGGCTTCCTGCACGTAGTTTTCGCCAAAATCCACCTGCCCGGCGGCAGCCACGGCAGCCACATCCTCCGCCGGATGCAGCTTGGAAACCGCCACCAGGGTCACCTCGTCCCGCCGGCGGCCGGCATCGGCCACAGCCTTGTCCAGCCGCTCTAGAACAGCCTCGTAACGTGCGCGCACAGCCTCTGCGCTCATGACAGCATCACCTCGCCCATCTGTGTCAGCTCCTGCACAAGTGCCGGGTCTTCGGTCCAGTTTTCACGCACCTTGACCCACAGCTCCAGATGCACCTTTCCGCCCAGCAGCTCCACCATATCCTTGCGGGCTTCC
Encoded here:
- a CDS encoding TrmH family RNA methyltransferase is translated as MHAATSAPLLPGLKPVLELLQSDPQRIDLVFCRKGLRSREALQVQDLCRKGGVRYSLVDTAALDRLCREAAEAGQAEVNHQGVVARLAVTEFRQLDELLAAVREAPLPLLLALDQMQDPGNVGTLCRSLYALGGAGILLPRHNSAYLGPAARRAAAGALERLPVARVTNLAHALDSAEEAGLTIYGAGCSPRDDDAFCHAMQLPAVLVLGNEDKGLRPGVAKRCARMLRIPLARQFDSLNVAQAGAMLMALAAARLHA
- a CDS encoding YggS family pyridoxal phosphate-dependent enzyme gives rise to the protein MSAEAVRARYEAVLERLDKAVADAGRRRDEVTLVAVSKLHPAEDVAAVAAAGQVDFGENYVQEALQKRQELAENAACAHIRWHMIGHVQSRKATQVAGAFALVHTLDSRKLADAMERRLVALDRRQPVLFEINVGDEPQKSGIAAADLPELADYVLEQCPHLEVQGLMCLPPVFDAGDAARPYFARLRNLRDDLRQRTGLPLPHLSMGMSGDFPGAVKEGATIVRIGTDIFGPRPPKPARD